actccagaggagagccacaaaaatgatagaAAGCTtagaaacctgacctatgaagaatgGGTAAAAAatctgggtatgtttagtcttgagaaaagaagatagtGGGGGGaagacctgataagtcttcaaatatgttaaggctgGACAAGAGGTATTTGGCGTAatctgcagcaatggagatttaggttacatgTTTGGAAAAACCTAACTattaggatagttaagcactggaataggtttccaaaggAGGTTGCGGCgtcccccatcactggaggtttttaaaacagattagtcaaacacctgtcaggaatggtgtagatttacttggtccttcctcagcacaggggacagaactaggtgacctctcaagCTGctatccagccctacatttctgtgaaaaatatccacttcttctGGGTGCCTGTTGGTAATTTTCAGAATGCTTAGCATTATAAtaaggcttggaaggattagatttttattggtaaatgtaaatttcactgtacacacaaaccaacaaaaatatttatattggtaATTGGAATTTGCAGATAaccaaagtaagaaaaatgctgcttgagaacttattagagcagtggttctcaaacttttgtactggtgacccctttcacatagcaagcctctgagtgcaaccccccttataaattaaaaacactttttaatatatttaacaccattataaatgctggatgcaaagcggggtttggattggcggctgacagctcacgacctcccccatgtaataaccttgcaacccccagtttgagagcccctgtaTTAGAGTGTGATTTAAGGGTATTTACGTTGTACATTTTGACATACGATGCTGAAAATTTATGTTTTAATGATTAtatagctttaactttttgaatttcaacatCTACTGacattaaataattatctgatTCGCCCTATAATTTcctcaactgtgaaaatttaaatagataaaaattgaaaaagttgcttaaaaataaacactgatatATCCATTACaattataaaaaaatcaatttctgcCACGCCTAattatatagcacttcatatgttcaaagcacagctcctattaacttcacttgcagctgacagtgctcagcacttctgctgaTTAGACTGCAGGCTCTTAAGTCAGCACTCAGAAAATAAGGAGAACACAATtaatgaccacctgtgaaaagtacAGTTTAAGTGATTTGACTGGCATCACATAGGAATTCTGTGGTAGAGGTAGGGATCGACATTATTTCTATAGGGCAGCATTCAGCTGTCTTaatcatgagaccatcctttctcttcctgcacttCCCTGTCTCATTCACTACGCACCTTCCTACTTTTGCAACAAATGTCTGTAGGATGCCTGTCTCAACAGTCTCCTTCACTTCACaactctgctccatccccagagcaggcccattctgtgtactgaatgagtcctttggaaaaaatagtatgtgctcAAGTAATTAAAGACTCTCagaatgcatgtgcacaagggggctgaattaaggttgcacaggcaaccttaatactgGCATTTTTTAACTTGAGAgcttgattttgcaatcttaatgttcttttaatgtagtttgtgCATGTAatttcctagtttaaaaaaaaaacagactggaAAAAAATTCTATCATTTTGGCATCATATTGACTCCCACACTGGTGGTCAGCAGGGATGGAACTTTTAGATTCACCATACAAACCTCTGCCAGTTAAGCTAAGGAGTAACtgatagaggatgacaacctattACAGCTATGTGGAGCAGCACTAGAAGGGGAAGGAATTAGCTGGTGGGTTTCATAGATATTTACTGACAGCTCTGGATGGGAATGTTCcccagtgggcacagactctGATCCCCTCCTCACTGggaccccttctgccccatcctcTCTAAACTCTCGCTGTTTCAGTCttgtctcttcctgcccccttggctccttgtcccagtctcatTTTCATCACCTAGCCAGTCCCAAACTCcgctcctcaggcttctcatcccattGCTACTCTTACACTCCCAGTTTCCATTCcaccttcccagccccacatgtgatctgtctctctcccccactctagTCTCATGTGCACCCGCTGCCCACATTCCCCATTCCCACTGGCTCCTAGTCCCATTCTCCCTCCCAGGGCTCCTGATTCAGTCTGAATGCCCTCCCTCAGCTTCTTGTCCATTCATTCCCAGTTCTTTCCCCACCATTCTGTCTCCTTGTGAGATCTGTCTtcatctccttcccccacctttcTCATTCTGTCCCAGtttctgtccccccacccctAGGCTCCTTATTCCAGCCTCTTCCCTCAGTCCTCCTGTAGGTCTGGCCCTTGTCCCCAGCCTGCGTGGACCCAGCAGGTGAGTCAATGACAGTGCAGGAAAGACAGTCTCCCTGCTTTCAGCTCAGGTGCTCGGATCTGGACCTGGCATAACCCGCAGCAGTCTGGAGCTATAACTGCAGCATAATTACCTGGGCTGGAGTATGCCCAGTGTCTATGGTATCTTTGGGGAATTTAGTTGCTAAAAGCTAAGCTATGTCAACTGAGCATATGTAAACTGTAATTTTTTCCCCTGGAGGCTTATAAATTGGTCAAATTTGGGCACAAGGCACAACCCTGAAACAAAGTCCACTCTCCAGCCAAATTTCATGTATCTGCTCCAAAGCATAGAGAGACTAGAGTTTTTCCAAGAAAaagttgccagaattttttaacttgggcaaaacaatgtattttcccctaggcttgctttcagaagtagctgaaccattttggctaaaattttccaaaacaaaaaaaaaagtcagaggtAGACACCTGGCATCGAAAAATTTAGCTCAAACTGtttaaagtttgacaaagttatatgCAACTCAAAATAAGGTATTTATAATgcaagtgttgggcaaccttaataatagatgGTGCTACCACCTGTGCCTATAATAATCCAAGTTAAACATTAAAATGCAACATTGAAGCATCTCTACATAATGCTATTCTGAATCCTTTTTTTAAAGGATACCACATTTATCTTAATATTTTGTCATAAAGAAACAACAACATTGGAGTAATTTGTAAACCACCACAGTAAATGTGGAAAGTTATTCTCTGTCCAAAAGATTTGGAAGAAGTGAGGCCATTGCTGTAAATGCCTGGAAACGTGATATGTTTGTAAAGAAAACCCTCAATGAACTTATTTTCTTTGTGTTCAGTTTTCAGATGCacaatagttctttatctctccTTATTTTTCCTGAAATCCTGGAATTATAGGACTGAAAAATACCTGGAGATCCTAAATTCCGGGATTATGCTCCCTAATATTTCCTCTGTGATAGCCTGTTGTCTCTGGCATGGGGAATGTTTCCTTCGATAATCATGTATGGTATATAGTATCATGACAAGCAGAGAGACTGGGGTTAATAGTCCCTATCTCTCTTTTCAGTTTGGTGCAAATGTCAGTATTGCTTTTAAGGGACAATGCCAACTTGAAATCAATTCATTGTTTAGGGGAAAAGAAAGTTAAAAGTAATGTTAGGgattacatttgtctttgtgcCACCCTGGTTTGAGGTTTTACAATTACATTGTATCTGAACAAATGGGGAACTGGCTGTAGTGAAACTTCATTTGACAGCCATTTTTGTACAGttaaagtaaataaataggaAAAAATCTCTAAACTTTCAGTTATTGTAatattacatatatattttaaagatacatgtatgctttttatttttaagttaacTGTGCCCCTTCAAGTACGGGGCTTGAAAAATCTACTCACTCTGGGCAAGAAGGAGCCATCCACCTCTGCAGaagatacatttttattttaaaatttccaacCTTTTTAGCCTTTCTGGTTGTGGAAAACAACCTTTCAAATATGAACAGAGCATAAACTAATGTTGCTTCATCTTTTTGCAAAGAGCTGGTTCTGGTGCTTCTGCTGCTGTTGGTAATTTTGCCAAACAGCAGCAGTGTGAAATTAACAAGACTCTGCTCATTTTTACTGCTACTGTTCTGAACCCTGTGGATAGCAGAACTGACAAGAATTGTGTTAATTCCATGCTACAGCTGTTTTAGAAGGCTCTAAGCAGGAGCAGAGGCAAACTCACTGGGGAGGACACAAAAATGTGACTGGGAAGTAGCTACAGGAACACAGATCTCTTCAATCCCACCCTCTACTCTCTGCAGCATCCAGCAAGTTctgaggagggagaagagacagAAAGCTCCTTCCAGCAACTAATGGAGGATGGAGATAAGTTTTTATCTGACACCTGCTAGTCTGAGGATGATATGAAAGACAAACCTGTGAGCAGAGCCCTAGTCGAAACTCCAGCACCCTTCCTGCTTATGGCAGGGGAGCTAGATTTCTCATTAGGGCATTGCCCCTGCATCTTGCTGGTGGATACCTTCCTCACCTTATCTATTATATCTACCTTTGTTCCTGTACTGTCCTCAGGCTAGTAGGTGTGTGGCAGTTTTTAAATGTCTGATGAAGtgcttaataaataattaatggcAATAGGgatggtatttttttttattgatgatATTGCCCAGCTAGTGTGTAACAACCCGAGGAATTCAGTGCAGTGTTGTCTCACGAAAATCAGTTGTATTGTTCTTGTTATTCCAGCGGGGAGTTAAGATGGGCATTTAGCTGGGCTGAAGTAACATGAGAGGGAGGAGCTGGCACTTGTTCACAGGTTAGCAAGCAACCAGTCCATCAATCCATAACGAGACACATTTCCCACAGCGGCATCAATCTGTTGTTTTTCAAAGTACCTCATTACCTCTTGGAGAATATCGCCCACGCTGCAGCCCTTCTTTGCTGCTTTTTCAGCCAACAGAGGAAGCTTTTTCAAATTCCCTTCCTCTTCATTCATGAATGACAGATTGGGCACATTGAAGTGGGAAGCAGCCATCCACTGGAGGATAGCCTGGAGCTCCTTGTTCTGTGTGCTGCTGTTGGCATTCTGGTTGTTCACTATCACTTCAGAACCGGATGATAAATCTGATAGCTGTTTTCCACTTGACTTCACTTGTGAAGCTTCCCTTGACCCTTCCTTATCAAAAGCTGTGGATTTGTTTCTTGAGAATGAGGCACCAGATGCATTTTGCTCATCTGATAGGTCACCTATCGCTAAATCAGAATTGTTGCATTTAGTCATGAATAAACACAAGTTCATCACAGATTCCACCAGTTGGTCAATAAATTTTTTGTTTACTTGATCCATGTTGTCAAACTGATCTATTGCTGAATTGGGCTGTGTAGATAAGGCCTTTTTGCTGGACTCACTATCAGTAGTGGCAACCTGTTTAAAACTCTTGTTTGTCTCACTGGAATTGTCATCTATATTGAAACCAGCCTCATGTAAAACCTTCTGGATGATTGATAAGAGGATACTTGATATATCACCCTTTTGGGAGTTGAGCTCTTGGGGAAAATTCCTTGACCCAGCAGTCATTGCAAGAGACTTGGAGCTTTGGCTTTTCCCAGCCTTTTCAAAATGAGATTCACGAGAAACAAACCCAAGTGAAGAAGTGCCCGAATCATGAGCGATTGAATCTCTGCCACTGTTTGTCTGTTGGATTAAGTGCTGTTGTATCAACATTAATGCTGTCACAGTGAGGTCTTTTGCTAGTGACTCTGTTGAGGTGCTGACCTTTTCTGGCTTTTTCTCTTGACTCCCTCTTACCTTTTCTGGAACTTTGCTTGCTGTTTGTTTGGAATGCAACATGGTTAGTCCCTCCTTAATTATGTGCTCACTTACTTTCTCAGCACAGGTAAACATTTTTGGCTTTGCTTTTTCCTTATCCTTCTTTTGTGTTTTCAGTGTTGCAAACTGCATGCTTTGAGATTTTGAATCTGATGGGAATGCTGTTTTCAGTATAGTATACGCTAGACTGTGAGACTTAGACTGTCCCTTATCGTTTTGCTCTGCTACAAGGACATTATACAGCCGTCTTACCATTACTTCCAAAATTTCAATAGATTTCTGGCTTCCCATGTTATATAGATTCTTCTTCACTGTGGAAGCAAAGTCAGAGTCTGTCATGAGCACCCCTGTGACATTATGCAGATTTTTCATGGTTGAGTCTATCAAGTCTGATATGACGTCTTTGGTGTGTTTGAGGATTACTCTCTTCAAAACTACACAAGCTGGGAGTGTCTTACCATCCTTCCTTTGGACTTTCATGGTCTTCATAAATGAGAACATCATGTCTGAAGCAACCTGATTTGCATAAACCATTAACCCCTTGCTCACAGAAGTACCCGAATCATCCTGCCCAGATTGTTTTGCTTGCTGACACATTTGTTTATCTCCAGAGTCTTCCCCCTGTCTACAGCCACTTTGATTAGACATCTCACCATAGAAGAGTGATGTTCTCTTAGAACCTGGAGTATCTTCCTTCTTGGTAGTCTTTTCTTGAGATGGCCTGGGGGATGGTAGTTTACTCTGGGGTTTCTGTGTGCTTGCTGCAGTGCATTCATTCACTGTTTGTGATGCAGTTTTGTTCACAGAACCACGGGGATTGTTACTTTTCCCTTCAACAGCGGAGTCATGAATTTCCTGGTGTATACACTTACTGGCAGCACCTTCCAATTTATCTGCGATCTCTTTACGTGCCATTTGAAAAACCAAAGAGCAGAGCTTATTTACATAGCATGAAATATTATCTGGATCTCTTCTTCCCTTTTGGGCACCAGTAGACTTTAAAGATGTGTCACTGTTCTGGGACAACGATGAATCAATGAAGGTGTTGCTATCTTTGTGTTTCTGAGGGGCATCTGAAGGGGTCAGTGCATGCTGGAGTCCATTTGCATATTTCTGAAGGTCATCGTTGAGCCAGCTCACAACACTGAGTTCATCGGTTGAACCTTGTTTGAAAAGACATACTGCTCCTTTAGTTTTAGAATGATCATGCTTCTCATTGTCCTTTATTACAATGACTTCTTTTTCCTCCAGATTCCCCAGATCAAGTTCATTTGAAGGTTCAGAGATGCTACTGGACTGGCTAGCGGCTTTCTTTGCTTTTGAATCTTTGTCCTTTACGTTCAGGCTGGAAATGTCTACAAAACAGATCACTTTCCGGTCCTGGTCCTTCTGTTCATCAGGGTTGTAGAGGTCTACTTTACACACACCTGCTTGGCTATGTAACCAGTCAACTTCCTGAGACATCTTTACAGGTTAAAAATGGAACTGTAACCAGTGTTCTTGTGTTAGATGAGCTGTTATGATGACCCTGCCAGACTCGAGATGTTGCCTCCTCTCTCAACTTTCCATGATCTTCTACTGCCAGATGGTATCTTCACCTTTGTTAACACATCGTTTCTATAGTAGTGGTGACATCATAAAGAAGAGATTTTTACCAACAACTAGTGGTATGTTTCCAATTATTTAACAAGGAGCTGCtataatttttatttcctttttagcTTGTGAGAAGTCTGTCCTGCGTTGTGGGGAAGTTGGATTTAGATACAGGAGGTGCAAGAGAAGAGGATGGTCTATTTCATCATATAAACAGAAGCACTTCTCATAACCATAACCAAGGAAGAAGGCAACACGACTTGCCAAAAAGGCATTAAGCTTCATTTTTGCTGGAAATATTTATACTTTCACCTGAGAGATAGATCTGTATATTGATAGTACAACACAGAGTTCAGCTTTAAAGAAGAGACCTCTGGAGACAAACACCTTGTAGATAGTCTCAGGATGGCCTccagaaaaatatgttttaaaatatgtgaCATATGCTGTTGTCCTGTCCAAtcctaaaaaaacatttttattagtcccaaaaaacaaagcaaaatttaCTTCTCTCCTTGTAACTTACTCTACTCAGTGGGGACTGGGGGCTAGGGCAAGTGCCCATAATAGTATAGTTGCTGTAGTAGTTGTGGTGTTAACAGGGAGGCAGTTGTATGGATAATAATACGTACGGATTTTCCTGTATGTATTGAAAGGATAGATGTTCATGAGACATGCTAGCACTTTTGGCATGTTCAAACACAAACTTTCATTTTATCTACCTTAAAATACATGGTGAACAACCATGCATTATTAATATCTGGTTCAACTCTGAAAACTTACTTTGTAAGACTGGGGTTATGGGATTCTATATTTCTTGTTTTACTTTCATTCTAGATGAAATGTGCCCAGTTTCCAAGTAAAAAGCATTTTCCTAACTGCCTGTCCTGCAACGAGTCTAGAATCTGATAGTCAAGCTGATTGCTTTCCTTCCTGATCACCACAACTAGCAATAAAGGTCAATTATGTTCTGTGACGCTTGTGCAACCCCATAATCTTCACATTATGCTTTGTGCAGCATCTCTGCCTTTAGTGATTGCACAGGTGTAGCTGTTTTGAATTTAGTAAAAGTTATAATGATGAGGAAGATAGCATGGGGTCTGAGTAAAATCCCGTTAAAATCAGTTGGGGTCTTTACATTTGGAATCTTTATTCTTAGTTATGTTGCCTCTGCAAGgctgtggagtgtgtgtgtgtatgtaaaaagCTGAGGGGGAAAAACCACAAAAAGAAAATTCCAACCCTTCAAACCTTTACTTTTTTCACTGAAGTCAGGTGATGTGACTGAATAGACACACTGGCTTATGCGTTAATTAAGAAGGTGCtctttttacatagtcacttttcaagGTAGAGCATACTTCTTATAGAGCTGAGCCAATACTAAAATATGGCATTTACCAATACTAAAGCTCTGGTTTATTTCAACAGAATCAGTGCCCTTTAGTTGTTGTGAATATATAAAGTTCTGAAAGGGATCAATATTATTTGAAATGAATACTAGTGTGCTTGAATAGATTCAATATGACTACATGTGCTTGTTTACATATGAACGTATTCATTTTATCATTGCTGAGGAGTCCCATTCCTGCCACTCTGTACACAGTCTTTGTCTAAGAACAGTATGGGAGTAGGAAGGTGACTTAGATAGGAAGTTATTATGGGAGACTGGAAGAAATTCTTCCTGTGACTCACTAGTATACTTCTTTGTCACTCAGTTTCATACTGCAGACACATACTGATCAGCAGTCAAGAGGAGGATTGAGGCTAGATGTTGCCTAGGTGATGACATTTCCATCAATTTCTGGGACCATAATTTGATGTGTATGTGGAGTGATCATATTACATAGCATATCTCAGAATAGCTACTTTGCAAGGCCGGAGcacagcttgaagtgtagacttCAGGTGGCTTCCAATGCCAGTCAGCAAATAGAGAGGAAACAGAAATTTGCTGGCTGAAGATATCAGGCAGTGGGCAAGTGTAGACAGAGAGGACCAGTCAGAGGCATTTCTGGATTATTTGAATGTTTCTATCGATGGTCAGCCATTGTTCCTTGAGACTGTGCTGACAAATTTCCTTCTTCTGTTGGGTTTTTGGAAGAATAGGTTGCTTCTGATTTTGAGTGAAAATCTCCTGTTCATGATGTGGCTGGGGAGGAAGACCATGCCATGGATGCACCTGCTCCCACTGAGACAGAGTTGGCTGAGGCTGCTGCCATAGTTGCTAGTGGAGATTCTGGCAAAGGGCTTCCTTGTGATGGGGTATCCCTCATCTCATACTACTGATGGCTTGACAAGTCTgctttttcatgtgttttataagtGCTGCTGAGGGAAGGTACTCTCTGCAGAGTACATAAAGACAAAGTGCCAGTTAAATTTTGATATATAAAGTTTGCCATTGGCCATAGTTATGCAATATCTTCTTATTAGTACAGTGtgttctgaaattaaatgtttagaAAGGGTAAAGCTTTTGGTAGGGGAAAGACTGCAGCACACTCAGAATATACTTTTATTCACTTTTATGCAATACACGCCCATGACTATCCTCTGGATAGAAGGTAATGGTCAATTTATTTTCATGGCCGTACATCCAGAAATACATGGATTTGTTGTTTACAGGGTTCAGATGATGCGTGTAGTTTTAAACATTCATTCACAGTGATACACACTTATTTGTAGGTGAGGATGATGAAATGATGAACAATTTTCTGACAGACCTTTTTTCCTATTCTGAAAAATCCAAAATTTTTATTATACAAGCCTGAAACAATGTCGTCATCATCACTTATACAGGATGGTACACTGCTGCAGGAAGCAACAGCAACTCCCACATACATAGTGACATGTTTGCTGAATGATATGATATATATTGCGTGATAACTGCACAGTCCCAACAGAGCTTCTTACACTATGTGAAATGGCCTGGGTGCTGCAGTGAAACACACCGACAACAGAAAATGAGCACCCTTCTTTCACCGGATCACAGAGTGCGTATCTCTGATGCCAGCAGCAACAACATGTGTACACACACTGTGTGTTCGCTGAATAATAGTGAATTACATTATGTGGGATTTATAATAACCTCATAAGGAACAACACAGTCCCATAAATGCACTTTGTGATGCAGGCTGCATTTGCAGAAGCAGTAGCAATCTAAAGAAAACGTATGCAAGGTGTAATAGCACTCAGTGATTTCTCACTGCATTTCTCATATACTGTCAAAATGTAAAAATGTGTATTTGCAGATGCAACCTGAATCACAAAGGACATCTGTGTGTTGGAAAAGCCAAGGTCATAACACTACTGTGATGTTATAAATTATTTCTATCATAAAGTGATATTTACCCTCCTTCACCAAATGCACTTGGTGTACCTAATGCTGTGACAGCCTCATGGATGACAAGTCTAAGGCCTCATGGGTGGTGAAGGGATATGTATAACACTAGGTGATATCGGCCAATACAAACCCATTCCTGTGGTGGCATTTGAAAAGATGTGCATAGCAAGCCTCACTTATCACAATTTTCCACCACCGAGATGATTGCTGCTCTAGGTCCTAGTTAAACAagagcttaactttaagcccatgagtagtcccactgacgtcaatgggattatttgtgTGTAAAGTTACCCATGTGCTTAAGTTTTGCTGATTTGGGACCCTAGTGTGTAGATTGAATGGCTTTGCGGTGCTGTGGATTCTGTCCTTGCTGGTAGGCATACTTGCTTCTTCATAGGCCATGTGGCGAGACAGCcattcattaaaacaaacaaaatatggcAGATACAAAAAGCATGCAAATACAAAACGCTGAGCATATGGTCTTCAGAAGCAGGCCCTAGTGCATGTTCATCTGAACTTGTTCAGATACAAGCCAAATACATCTGAATCCTCTTTATTCATCTTGGGTGAGGACTGGATTTGGGAGATGACCATATGCTCTCTCCTCAGTGTTTCTGCTTTTTCTTCTGTCACTGTATCCAGAAATGGCTGTGAtgatgtggtgtttgtttttgcttgtttGCTGCAGTCTACTGCTTGCAGCAGTACTTGTTTGTGAGGATGACTGTACTACTAAGCTGGTGGTGTCCATGTTACAAATGGTCGTGGTCTTCTGCATGGCATCATTACT
This region of Chrysemys picta bellii isolate R12L10 chromosome 9, ASM1138683v2, whole genome shotgun sequence genomic DNA includes:
- the LOC101953148 gene encoding A-kinase anchor protein 4-like, with amino-acid sequence MSQEVDWLHSQAGVCKVDLYNPDEQKDQDRKVICFVDISSLNVKDKDSKAKKAASQSSSISEPSNELDLGNLEEKEVIVIKDNEKHDHSKTKGAVCLFKQGSTDELSVVSWLNDDLQKYANGLQHALTPSDAPQKHKDSNTFIDSSLSQNSDTSLKSTGAQKGRRDPDNISCYVNKLCSLVFQMARKEIADKLEGAASKCIHQEIHDSAVEGKSNNPRGSVNKTASQTVNECTAASTQKPQSKLPSPRPSQEKTTKKEDTPGSKRTSLFYGEMSNQSGCRQGEDSGDKQMCQQAKQSGQDDSGTSVSKGLMVYANQVASDMMFSFMKTMKVQRKDGKTLPACVVLKRVILKHTKDVISDLIDSTMKNLHNVTGVLMTDSDFASTVKKNLYNMGSQKSIEILEVMVRRLYNVLVAEQNDKGQSKSHSLAYTILKTAFPSDSKSQSMQFATLKTQKKDKEKAKPKMFTCAEKVSEHIIKEGLTMLHSKQTASKVPEKVRGSQEKKPEKVSTSTESLAKDLTVTALMLIQQHLIQQTNSGRDSIAHDSGTSSLGFVSRESHFEKAGKSQSSKSLAMTAGSRNFPQELNSQKGDISSILLSIIQKVLHEAGFNIDDNSSETNKSFKQVATTDSESSKKALSTQPNSAIDQFDNMDQVNKKFIDQLVESVMNLCLFMTKCNNSDLAIGDLSDEQNASGASFSRNKSTAFDKEGSREASQVKSSGKQLSDLSSGSEVIVNNQNANSSTQNKELQAILQWMAASHFNVPNLSFMNEEEGNLKKLPLLAEKAAKKGCSVGDILQEVMRYFEKQQIDAAVGNVSRYGLMDWLLANL